The genomic interval TGCTCTATCGACGTGCCTTTTTGTCACTGCCCGCGTGCCCCCGAAAAGTTCGGGTTGGCGCGAACTCACCCAACTTATGCCCCACCATCTGTTCGGTGATATAAACCGGAACATGCTGTCGTCCATTATGTACAGCGATGGTATGACCAATCATCTGCGGCAGAATCGTTGATGCACGTGACCAGGTTTTGATCACTTGCTTTTCCCCTTTAACATTCAGGGCTTCAACTTTGCTAAGGAGATGGTCAGCAACGAACGGACCTTTTTTTAATGAACGAGCCATAGTTCAACCCCACCTTGAATCGATTTTGATTTTGGATTTAAATTTTGGATTGAATTGCCAGCCCAAAATCTGAAATCTAAAATTCTTAGGACTCACGACCACCCTTGCCTCGCTTAGAGGATTTGCGACGGCGACGAACGATCAATGCATTGCTAAGCTTTTTCTTCTTCCGAGTTTTGTAGCCCAGCGTTGGTTTACCCCAGGGAGTTACAGGTCCGGGGCGTCCAATGGGTGCCCTACCTTCGCCACCACCGTGGGGATGATCGACTGGATTCATTACACTTCCCCGCACTTCGGGTCTGCGTCCTTTCCAGCGCTTACGCCCCGCCTTACCGTAGGTGGTGTTCCGCACATCTGCGTTACCCACCTGACCGATCGTGGCATAACACTGCCGCCGAATCAGCCGAACTTCACCAGAAGGGAGTTTGAGCGTAACAAAATTTCCTTCCTTCGCCGCAACCTGAGCACTGGCTCCCGCTGCCCGGACAATTTGCCCTCCCCGGCCAGGAACCAGTTCGACGTTATGAACAACCGTTCCTAAGGGGATGTTGCCTAAGGGTAGGGCGTTACCCACTTCAATGGGAGAATCTGGACCAGAGCGGATGACCGTACCAACTTTCAGATTAGCTGGGTGAAGGATATAACGCTTTTCCCCATCCTGGTAGTGAACCAGGGAAATCCGAGCATGTCCGATTGGGGTCGTATTCAACAGAGACAACCTTCGCAGGAATATTGAGCTTGTCACGCCGGAAATCAATCACCCGGTAAAGACGCTTGTGCCCCCCACCCCGATGACGACAGGTAATAACACCGCGGTTATTGCGCCCTTTGGGTCGATGGCGCGAGCGCGTCAGGGATTTTTCTGGCTCACTGCGGGTTACTTCAGAGAAGTCTGATACGGCCAGGGTGCGGGTGCCAGGGGTAGAAGGTCGATAAAAACGAATGCCCATAACGTTCAGCTCTTGAGGATTTTGGATGTTGGGTGCTGGATTTTGGATTGGGGTTCCAAAGGTCCAAACTCTGCGATTCGTTAAACTTCTGGAAATAGGGTGATGGAGTCCCCTGCGGCCAGGGTGACGATCGCTCGCTTGTAAAGGGGACGATGCCCAAAGAACTTGCCGACCCGTCTGGTCTTACGGGGGGGATTTTGCGTTTTGACCGCAGTCACCTTGACCTCAAACAACGTTTCAATCGCTGCTTTAATCTCAGGTTTGGTCGCCTTGGGAGCCACCTCAAAGGTGTACTGGTTATTTTCCAGAAGGAGGGTCGCTTTCTCAGTTACAATTGGGCGACGAACCAGGTCAGCAAGCTTACGAGGATCGAATTCAGTCATCGCCGTAGACCTCCTGGATTGTTGTCAAAGCAGATGTAGTCGCCACAATTTGATCTGCCGCCAGTAGATCAAAAATGTTCAGGTTATTGGCAGAGATCAGTCGCAAATTTGCGATGTTACGGGCGGATAGATAAACGGTTTCGTTTCGCTCGCCTACAATTAACAGCACCTTGGATTCGGGTTGAACACCCCAGCCAGTCAACGCCTTCACCATCTCTTTTGTTTTAGGGCGAGGAAGATTGTCAGCAAAATCTTGCACCACAATCAAATCCTCGACTCTGCTTTGGAGCGCGGTTCGGAGTGCCAGCCTGCGCTCTTTACGATTCATCTTAAGGCTGTAATCTCTGGGTTTGGGACCAAAGATTACTCCCCCTCCTCGCCATAGCGGAGAGCGGTTGGAGCCAGCACGGGCACGCCCCGTCCCTTTTTGCCGCCAAGGCTTACGACCACCACCACTGACCTCAGCACGAGTTTTAGTGGAGGCAGTTCCCTGCCGAGCATTTGCCATTTGGCGGATAAGGGCACGATGAACAATATGGGCAGCATTTGCTTCACTTGCAACTTTTAGCTCTAGCGATGCGGTTCCTGCCTCTGCTCCCTGCCAATCCTTAACGACACAATCAACCATATCCTTACCCTTATCTCTCAGATACTTGGGGCTTCTTTACCCCATTAGTGTTTCCGGTTCGACCTTTACTTACCGACACGCTTAGCAGGCACCACGTTGACGAAAGCACCAGGCTTACCAGGAACAGCCCCTTTAATGAGCAGTAAATTACGATCGCTATCGACTCGAACGACCGTCAACTTACGAACTGTGACACGAGTTCCACCCAAACGTCCTGCCATTCGCTTTCCGGGATAGACCCGACCAGGCGTTGTTCCCGCCCCTGTTGAACCAGGTAAACGGTGATTCTTCGAACCGTGCGCCATCGGACCCCGTTTGAAGTTATGCCGCTTTTGATACCCGGCAAAGCCCCGACCAATGCTGGTGCCAATCACATCAACAATTTGACCTGGAGAAAACGCATCAACCTTAATCTGCTGACCCAACTCAAACTGAGAGAGATCATCCAGACGATACTCACGTAAGTGACGTACAGGCGATGTGCCCGACTTGGCAAGATGCCCGATTTCCGGTTTGCTCAGCGCTTTCTGGGATACGTCACCGTACCCAACTTGAATGGCAGAATATCCATCCGTTTGCGCTGTTTTGACCTGAG from Kovacikia minuta CCNUW1 carries:
- the rpsS gene encoding 30S ribosomal protein S19, whose translation is MARSLKKGPFVADHLLSKVEALNVKGEKQVIKTWSRASTILPQMIGHTIAVHNGRQHVPVYITEQMVGHKLGEFAPTRTFRGHAGSDKKARR
- the rplB gene encoding 50S ribosomal protein L2, whose translation is MNTTPIGHARISLVHYQDGEKRYILHPANLKVGTVIRSGPDSPIEVGNALPLGNIPLGTVVHNVELVPGRGGQIVRAAGASAQVAAKEGNFVTLKLPSGEVRLIRRQCYATIGQVGNADVRNTTYGKAGRKRWKGRRPEVRGSVMNPVDHPHGGGEGRAPIGRPGPVTPWGKPTLGYKTRKKKKLSNALIVRRRRKSSKRGKGGRES
- a CDS encoding 50S ribosomal protein L23 — encoded protein: MTEFDPRKLADLVRRPIVTEKATLLLENNQYTFEVAPKATKPEIKAAIETLFEVKVTAVKTQNPPRKTRRVGKFFGHRPLYKRAIVTLAAGDSITLFPEV
- the rplD gene encoding 50S ribosomal protein L4, producing the protein MVDCVVKDWQGAEAGTASLELKVASEANAAHIVHRALIRQMANARQGTASTKTRAEVSGGGRKPWRQKGTGRARAGSNRSPLWRGGGVIFGPKPRDYSLKMNRKERRLALRTALQSRVEDLIVVQDFADNLPRPKTKEMVKALTGWGVQPESKVLLIVGERNETVYLSARNIANLRLISANNLNIFDLLAADQIVATTSALTTIQEVYGDD
- the rplC gene encoding 50S ribosomal protein L3, which translates into the protein MSFGILGTKLGMTQVFDETGKAIPVTVIQAGPCTVTQVKTAQTDGYSAIQVGYGDVSQKALSKPEIGHLAKSGTSPVRHLREYRLDDLSQFELGQQIKVDAFSPGQIVDVIGTSIGRGFAGYQKRHNFKRGPMAHGSKNHRLPGSTGAGTTPGRVYPGKRMAGRLGGTRVTVRKLTVVRVDSDRNLLLIKGAVPGKPGAFVNVVPAKRVGK